One genomic segment of Kiritimatiella glycovorans includes these proteins:
- the abiEi gene encoding type IV toxin-antitoxin system AbiEi family antitoxin, which yields MFKLIRDLRGLPESTKRIFALQDLKALLPAHGPDAFKLVITRLQKRGELNRLCRGIYMLPDCALKGSDLLGHVAARLRAAQFNYVSLETVLSAAGLISQIPLSRITLMSSGRSSVISCGRYGEIEFVHTGKKASELARELTYSAQLQNWQASVALALQDMKDTRRDTGVVDWEAAREFI from the coding sequence ATGTTCAAGCTGATTAGAGACCTCCGAGGCTTGCCGGAGTCGACGAAGCGTATTTTTGCTTTGCAGGACCTAAAGGCACTGCTTCCGGCCCATGGGCCGGATGCCTTCAAATTGGTGATCACCCGTTTGCAAAAGCGCGGCGAGTTGAACCGGCTGTGCCGCGGAATCTATATGCTGCCCGACTGCGCCTTAAAGGGCAGCGACCTTCTCGGGCACGTGGCGGCCCGGCTGCGTGCCGCACAGTTTAATTATGTAAGCCTTGAAACCGTCTTGAGCGCGGCGGGGTTGATCTCGCAGATTCCGCTAAGCAGGATTACGCTCATGTCGTCCGGACGATCCAGCGTGATTTCATGCGGCAGGTACGGGGAAATCGAGTTTGTACATACCGGCAAAAAGGCTTCAGAACTGGCAAGGGAATTAACATATTCAGCCCAGCTGCAGAACTGGCAGGCATCTGTAGCGCTGGCTCTGCAGGACATGAAAGATACCCGTCGGGATACCGGAGTGGTGGATTGGGAGGCGGCACGTGAGTTTATTTGA
- a CDS encoding nucleotidyl transferase AbiEii/AbiGii toxin family protein gives MSLFDRLVEQAMQSERALGIVRPALEKELLHHDILREMNRGGLMDGLTFIGGTCLRTCYGSPRLSEDLDFTGGCDFEAGQLADLGTVLENTLLEKYGLDIHVDAPFREEGNTHTWKIRIQTRPASKHLPAQRIHIDICALPSHQSRPSLLRNPCGVNMGTEGLILQVESREEILADKWVALALRPNRIMYRDLWDILWLTRQDIRMDPNLVYQKLDDRNVPGTVFSAALHERVSALENDLQHRRLFRQEMERFIFASDQREVLGDSGFWNGLVFQLKEQSRHLMDKI, from the coding sequence GTGAGTTTATTTGATCGGTTGGTAGAACAGGCAATGCAGTCGGAACGGGCGTTGGGCATCGTGCGCCCGGCGCTTGAAAAGGAACTTCTGCATCATGACATACTGCGCGAAATGAACCGTGGCGGCTTGATGGATGGTTTAACCTTTATCGGAGGGACCTGCCTGAGAACCTGTTACGGATCTCCACGACTGAGTGAGGATCTTGACTTTACCGGCGGCTGTGATTTTGAAGCCGGTCAGCTGGCCGATTTGGGAACGGTCCTCGAAAATACCTTGCTGGAAAAATATGGACTGGACATCCATGTCGACGCTCCGTTTCGGGAAGAGGGCAATACACATACCTGGAAGATCAGGATACAGACCCGACCGGCCTCGAAGCATCTTCCGGCTCAGCGCATCCATATTGATATCTGCGCATTGCCGAGTCATCAGTCACGCCCGTCCCTGCTGAGGAATCCTTGCGGAGTGAACATGGGAACAGAGGGGCTGATTCTGCAGGTAGAGTCCCGCGAAGAAATTCTGGCGGACAAATGGGTGGCACTGGCTCTTCGTCCGAACCGCATCATGTACCGTGACCTCTGGGATATTCTATGGTTGACCCGGCAGGACATACGGATGGACCCTAATCTGGTATATCAGAAACTAGATGATCGAAACGTCCCCGGCACTGTTTTTTCCGCAGCCTTGCATGAGCGGGTCAGTGCACTGGAAAACGATCTGCAACACCGCCGGTTGTTTCGGCAGGAAATGGAAAGATTTATTTTCGCATCGGATCAGAGAGAGGTACTAGGGGATTCCGGATTTTGGAATGGGTTGGTATTCCAGTTGAAGGAACAATCCAGGCATCTAATGGATAAGATATGA
- a CDS encoding L-rhamnose isomerase, with product MSYGETEIRKMYEMAKERYAEYGVDVDAALERALEIPVSMHCWQTDDVVGFETKEEGLDGGGIMATGGYPGRARNGDESRADLEQAMALIPGKARVNIHAIYAETGGRVVDRDALEPEHFSAWMDWARAQGVGLDFNPTFFGHPKADDGLSLSHPDPAIRRFWVDHGHACRKIGKAMAESQGGPCCVNWWIPDGTKDYAADRWSPRERLIESYDALFKAGDDSAGCLDFVESKLFGIGSEAYVAGSAEFYSNYALSRGVGLCLDMGHFHPTEEIYDKISSQLLFQQNLLLHVSRPMRWDSDHVVLFSDDLQRVFQEVQRGSAWDRVFVAEDFFDASINRIAAYVIGTRAVRKAILMALLEPVDQLKAFENEGRCAERLGLMEEEKTLPFAAVWDMLCARAGVPVGGAWMERVREYEQEVLKTRG from the coding sequence GTGAGTTACGGGGAAACTGAAATCCGGAAGATGTACGAAATGGCGAAGGAGCGTTACGCGGAGTACGGCGTGGACGTCGATGCCGCGCTGGAGCGCGCGCTCGAAATCCCGGTCTCCATGCACTGCTGGCAGACCGACGACGTGGTCGGCTTCGAGACGAAAGAGGAGGGACTCGACGGCGGCGGGATCATGGCCACGGGCGGCTACCCCGGCCGCGCCCGCAACGGCGACGAGTCGCGCGCGGATCTCGAACAGGCCATGGCGCTCATCCCCGGTAAGGCCCGCGTCAATATTCATGCCATCTACGCCGAAACCGGCGGCAGGGTCGTCGATCGCGACGCCCTGGAGCCGGAACACTTTTCCGCCTGGATGGACTGGGCGCGCGCGCAGGGCGTGGGCCTCGATTTCAATCCCACGTTCTTCGGTCATCCGAAGGCGGACGACGGACTGTCGCTCTCTCACCCCGATCCGGCCATCCGCCGGTTCTGGGTCGATCACGGCCATGCCTGCCGGAAGATCGGCAAGGCGATGGCCGAGAGCCAGGGCGGACCGTGCTGCGTGAACTGGTGGATCCCGGACGGGACCAAGGATTATGCCGCCGACCGCTGGAGCCCCCGCGAGCGCCTGATCGAGTCGTACGACGCCCTGTTCAAGGCCGGGGACGACAGTGCCGGCTGCCTCGACTTCGTCGAGAGCAAGCTCTTCGGGATCGGCAGCGAGGCCTACGTGGCCGGCTCGGCCGAATTCTACAGCAACTACGCCCTCAGCCGCGGCGTCGGCCTCTGCCTCGATATGGGCCATTTCCATCCCACCGAGGAGATCTACGACAAGATCTCCAGTCAGCTGCTCTTCCAGCAGAACCTCCTGCTGCACGTCAGCCGGCCGATGCGCTGGGACAGCGACCACGTGGTGCTCTTCAGCGACGACCTGCAGCGGGTCTTCCAGGAGGTCCAGCGCGGATCGGCCTGGGACCGCGTGTTCGTGGCCGAGGACTTCTTTGACGCCTCGATCAACCGGATCGCCGCCTACGTCATCGGCACCCGCGCCGTCCGCAAGGCGATCCTGATGGCGCTGCTCGAACCGGTGGACCAGCTCAAGGCCTTCGAGAACGAGGGGCGCTGCGCCGAGCGGCTCGGCCTGATGGAAGAGGAAAAGACCCTTCCGTTCGCCGCCGTGTGGGACATGCTCTGCGCGCGGGCCGGCGTGCCGGTCGGCGGGGCCTGGATGGAGCGCGTGCGCGAGTACGAACAGGAAGTCCTCAAGACCCGCGGGTGA
- a CDS encoding D-alanine--D-alanine ligase produces MPPRRYSRVAVLMGGTASEREVSLRSGAAVAKGLRERGFEVTAIDVRDENPAIPEGVEAGFIALHGAFGEDGGIQRVLERRGIPYTGSGPESSAHSFDKRLTRAAFLRSGIPVCPGCAMTADGDGVEMTEDGGAPRRVKRSGLAEELDRSLRRPLVVKPACEGSSIGLRIVNGGGDLDAALDEAFSHGPGAVAERFVAGRELTVGLVNGEVLPELEICAAGGCYDFAAKYETGETRYLVPAPVEDGIAERCRELAERAFRVLGARGFGRVDFRMDAGGELYALELNSIPGFTETSLLPKAAAAAGVSFAELCERIMNTAVLGEPGDEREQEHGA; encoded by the coding sequence ATGCCGCCGCGACGTTATTCACGCGTAGCCGTCCTGATGGGCGGTACGGCGTCGGAGCGAGAGGTCTCGCTCCGCTCCGGCGCGGCCGTGGCGAAAGGGCTGCGCGAACGCGGATTCGAGGTCACGGCGATCGACGTGCGTGACGAGAACCCCGCGATCCCGGAGGGCGTCGAGGCGGGGTTCATCGCCCTGCACGGGGCGTTCGGCGAGGACGGCGGGATTCAGCGGGTGCTCGAGCGGCGCGGAATCCCGTACACCGGATCCGGGCCGGAATCCAGCGCGCACTCGTTCGATAAGCGGCTCACGCGTGCCGCGTTCCTGCGGTCCGGCATTCCGGTCTGCCCGGGGTGCGCGATGACCGCGGACGGGGACGGGGTGGAGATGACGGAAGACGGCGGAGCGCCGCGCCGGGTGAAGCGGAGCGGGCTGGCGGAGGAACTGGATCGATCGCTGCGCCGCCCGCTCGTCGTCAAACCCGCCTGCGAGGGATCGAGTATCGGACTGCGGATCGTGAACGGCGGCGGCGATTTGGACGCGGCGCTGGACGAGGCCTTCTCGCACGGCCCGGGTGCGGTCGCGGAGCGGTTCGTCGCCGGCCGCGAACTCACGGTCGGTCTGGTGAACGGCGAGGTGCTTCCCGAACTGGAGATATGCGCTGCGGGCGGGTGCTACGATTTTGCGGCGAAGTACGAGACGGGCGAGACCCGTTATCTCGTGCCCGCGCCCGTGGAGGACGGCATCGCCGAGCGCTGCCGGGAGCTGGCGGAGCGAGCTTTCCGCGTACTCGGGGCGCGCGGGTTCGGGCGGGTCGATTTCCGCATGGACGCCGGGGGGGAGCTGTACGCGCTCGAGCTGAACAGCATTCCCGGCTTCACGGAGACCAGCCTGCTGCCCAAGGCGGCGGCCGCGGCGGGCGTCTCCTTTGCGGAGCTGTGCGAGCGGATCATGAACACGGCGGTCCTCGGGGAACCCGGGGATGAACGGGAACAGGAACATGGCGCGTAG
- a CDS encoding cell division protein FtsQ/DivIB, translating to MARRTVSKKKRRGTGRASRRGKGGSGAGRVFVAVVFAAVVILAVWGCVAGVRAAGRSLFAGNGHFRCREIRVSTDGRLDRARILEYGGLKDVENIFEPELGKVLERLSTVPMIESVTVSRDLPGTLLVDVRERVAVARLGGGGPRRYPLPVDRFGVVLPPRRNSDKLPEIRGLEENDRRTPGDRIEGPAMERALRLLDILRREKWGAHIDPAVLDVSGAERIELRLRNRVRVLLPPGRESTLLRRLRRLVAILQIAEDHGRALAEVDLTADGINVPVTYR from the coding sequence ATGGCGCGTAGAACCGTGAGCAAAAAGAAGCGGCGCGGCACCGGCCGCGCGTCCCGCCGGGGTAAAGGCGGAAGCGGCGCGGGAAGGGTTTTCGTGGCGGTCGTGTTCGCGGCGGTCGTGATCCTCGCCGTGTGGGGATGCGTGGCGGGCGTGCGCGCGGCGGGACGCTCCCTGTTCGCGGGAAACGGCCACTTCCGCTGCCGCGAGATCCGGGTCTCGACCGACGGACGCCTCGACCGCGCCCGGATCCTTGAATACGGGGGGCTCAAGGACGTCGAGAACATCTTCGAGCCGGAACTGGGTAAAGTCCTCGAACGCCTGTCCACCGTGCCGATGATCGAGTCCGTGACCGTCAGCCGCGATCTCCCCGGAACCCTCCTCGTCGATGTGCGCGAGCGGGTCGCCGTGGCGAGGCTGGGGGGGGGCGGCCCGCGGCGCTACCCGCTGCCCGTGGATCGCTTCGGCGTCGTGCTCCCTCCGCGGCGCAACTCGGACAAGCTGCCGGAGATCCGCGGCCTGGAGGAAAACGACAGGCGCACGCCCGGGGATCGGATTGAAGGCCCCGCCATGGAGCGGGCCCTGAGGCTGCTCGACATCCTGCGGCGCGAGAAGTGGGGGGCGCATATCGACCCGGCCGTCCTCGATGTCTCCGGGGCGGAACGCATCGAGCTTCGTCTCCGGAATCGTGTACGGGTGCTGCTGCCGCCCGGGCGCGAATCCACCCTTCTCCGCCGCCTGAGGCGGCTGGTGGCGATTCTGCAGATCGCGGAGGATCACGGTCGTGCGCTGGCGGAGGTGGATCTTACGGCGGACGGGATCAATGTGCCGGTGACCTACCGGTGA